In Yarrowia lipolytica chromosome 1F, complete sequence, a genomic segment contains:
- a CDS encoding uncharacterized protein (Compare to YALI0F26081g, no similarity) encodes MSDSKLLASLLFKPSQPPPTKASPSTITLHASSHDTLQLTQMYSYPTIEEPQLADQDWYPTTQDFFSYPVPTVADHEPSPQAPQPQPQLFRPQYMGRSSSFSPSLDQLKRGDDFKTLMLPSSSNIHANAPHTQFTATRMKRSYTQPEKDNDTLRRSQSMMALSVSTDGRARLQPRESRAARDHSPHKFRIEEDIDSQSSYSDNVFSDRSSMSSASSASPQLATDFPSCVPVPVGVSRSKSCVSLSQFGGSAYPSLPPPAVSAASSTFHSPCSSPSPSVSSSSDEDDEVAAPKNDACVALARLVARKRSKSLKSTNAAPQRPPHVRSRSLVGASDTYQTRAAMSSTSTMESFQSRARRACAPVVPPASMLTPPASATSDKGFDFGMTRTSMRSISPKRGRTSMAVAFNYTDGSPHSHFHRRQMSLSDLSQLSLQPVQSEWSN; translated from the coding sequence ATGTCTGACTCCAAGCTCCtggcttctcttctttttaAACCCAGCCAGCCGCCGCCCACCAAGGCCTCTCCATCCACAATTACTTTGCATGCATCATCCCACGACACCCTccaactaacacagatgtACTCATATCCCACCATTGAAGAGCCGCAGCTCGCGGATCAGGACTGGTACCCTACCACACAGGACTTTTTCTCCTACCCCGTTCCCACCGTCGCGGACCACGAGCCCTCCCCCCAGGCACCGCAGCCGCAACCACAGCTCTTCCGACCCCAGTACATGGGTCGTAGTAGCTCATTCAGCCCCTCGCTGGACCAATTGAAGCGAGGTGACGACTTCAAAACTCTCATGTTGCCGTCGTCCTCCAACATCCATGCCAATGCTCCCCACACCCAATTCACCGCCACCCGCATGAAGCGATCTTATACACAGCCCGAGAAGGACAATGATACTCTCAGACGGTCCCAGTCCATGATGGCCCTGTCTGTTTCCACCGACGGACGAGCCCGTCTCCAGCCCAGAGAATCGCGGGCTGCGCGAGATCACTCGCCCCACAAGTTCCGAATCGAAGAAGACATTGATTCGCAGTCGTCTTACTCTGATAATGTATTTTCGGACCGGTCGTCTATGTCGTCGGCTTCCTCAGCATCTCCTCAGCTGGCCACAGACTTCCCGTCCTGTGTCCCAGTGCCAGTTGGAGTGTCTCGATCCAAGTCCTGCGTGTCGCTTTCGCAGTTTGGAGGCTCGGCATacccttctcttcctcctcctgcagTTTCTGCTGCCTCATCCACTTTTCACTCTCCTTGCTCCTCCCCTTCCCCCAgcgtttcttcttcttccgacgaagacgacgaggtgGCCGCCCCCAAAAACGACGCATGCGTGGCGCTGGCTCGTCTGGTGGCCCGAAAACGGTCCAAGTCTCTCAAGAGTACCAACGCTGCTCCCCAGAGACCTCCACATGTCCGATCTCGGTCTCTCGTCGGAGCCTCGGACACATACCAAACTCGAGCTGCTATGTCTTCGACCTCTACCATGGAGTCGTTCCAGTCGCGAGCAAGACGAGCCTGTGCACCGGTAGTGCCGCCCGCTAGCATGCTGACTCCCCCTGCCTCCGCCACCTCGGACAAGGGCTTTGACTTCGGCATGACCCGAACTTCTATGAGATCCATTTCCCCCAAACGAGGCCGAACCTCCATGGCCGTCGCATTTAACTACACAGACGGTTCTCCTCATTCACACTTTCATCGACGACAAATGTCGCTCAGTGACCTTAGCCAGCTGTCGCTCCAGCCCGTACAGTCTGAGTGGTCCAACTAA
- a CDS encoding uncharacterized protein (Compare to YALI0F26103g, weakly similar to uniprot|P32656 Saccharomyces cerevisiae YER163c unknown function) produces the protein MINENGPLRAAPNGDFPDVKEAQNAPEKEENTEYWIFGYGSLIFKPPPHWDVRLPGYVTGYVRRFWQSSNDHRGVPEAPGRVVTLIEKSFWESLDDPHPSHDDCTTWGVAYRIKKEYVEEVKTYLDIREQNGYSVHNVPFHVSQESLRANKDAYPCSCFDGQVPTQIETVCFIGTPDNEAFVGPQDPTQLAKHIVHSKGPSGENREYLYRLYESLIELAPEAHDHHLHDLVSVAKKYETESGIVPYA, from the coding sequence ATGATCAACGAAAACGGACCTTTGCGTGCTGCTCCTAACGGCGACTTTCCCGATGTGAAGGAAGCACAGAACGCACCGGAAAAAGAGGAGAACACAGAGTACTGGATCTTTGGCTACGGTTCACTCATCTTTAAGCCCCCACCCCACTGGGATGTCCGTCTTCCGGGCTATGTCACCGGCTATGTGCGTCGTTTCTGGCAGTCTTCCAACGATCATCGAGGTGTGCCCGAGGCTCCTGGTAGAGTGGTGACCCTGATTGAAAAGTCCTTCTGGGAAAGCCTGGATGATCCCCACCCCAGCCACGACGACTGTACGACATGGGGTGTCGCATACCGAATCAAGAAGGAATACGTGGAGGAAGTCAAGACGTACCTGGACATACGGGAGCAGAATGGTTACAGTGTGCATAACGTGCCGTTCCACGTGTCGCAGGAGAGCCTCCGGGCAAACAAGGACGCATACCCGTGCTCCTGCTTCGACGGCCAGGTGCCTACCCAGATTGAAACCGTGTGCTTCATCGGGACTCCCGACAACGAGGCATTTGTGGGACCTCAAGACCCCACCCAACTGGCAAAGCACATTGTACACAGCAAGGGTCCCAGCGGCGAGAACCGAGAGTATCTGTACCGTCTATACGAATCTCTGATCGAGCTGGCCCCCGAGGCACATGACCACCATTTGCATGACCTGGTGAGCGTAGCCAAGAAATATGAGACCGAAAGCGGAATTGTACCGTATGCCTGA
- a CDS encoding uncharacterized protein (Compare to YALI0F26125g, similar to Saccharomyces cerevisiae YSA1 (YBR111C); ancestral locus Anc_3.365, similar to uniprot|Q01976 Saccharomyces cerevisiae YBR111c YSA1 sugar-nucleotide hydrolase), with product MRRTIMNLARAKVLKFEDLDSSKCKWVKTQKIFYEDPEGKQRDWECAARRTRVPGQDIDGVGILAILKKETGPEVLLQKQFRPPVDGICIEIPAGLLDPNETVETCAERELLEETGYVGKAFSVTPVMFNDPGFCNTNMKLVHVSVDLNDEKNKNPQPQLEDNEFIETFSVPLKTFPETMRELAAQGFKLDARVQNIADGYELARTFPVA from the exons ATGCGTCGAACAATCATGAATCTCGCCCGTGCCAAAGTCCTCAAGTTTGAAGATCTCGACTCTTCGAAGTGCAAATGGGTTAAGACTCAGAAGATCTTCTACGAGGATCCCGAAGGAAAGC AACGTGACTGGGAATGTGCCGCTCGACGAACCCGAGTGCCCGGCCAGGATATTGACGGAGTAGGCATCCTTgccattctcaagaaggagactggACCCGAGGTGCTTCTTCAAAAACAGTTCCGCCCTCCCGTGGATGGTATCTGTATTGAGATCCCCGCCGGCCTGCTTGACCCCAACGAAACCGTCGAGACCTGCGCCGAGCGAGAGCTCCTGGAGGAAACTGGATATGTGGGAAAGGCCTTCAGCGTCACCCCCGTCATGTTCAACGATCCAGGCTTCTGCAACACCAACATGAAGCTTGTGCACGTTTCCGTGGATCTcaacgacgagaagaacaagaaccCACAGCCCCAGCTCGAGGACAACGAGTTCATTGAGACCTTCTCCGTGCCTCTCAAGACCTTCCCCGAGACTATGCGGGAGCTCGCTGCTCAGGGTTTCAAGCTAGATGCTCGAGTCCAGAACATTGCCGACGGATACGAACTAGCGCGTACTTTCCCTGTTGCCTAA
- a CDS encoding uncharacterized protein (Compare to YALI0F26136g, similar to Saccharomyces cerevisiae SUS1 (YBR111W-A); ancestral locus Anc_3.366,gnl|GLV|YALI0F26136g [Yarrowia lipolytica] similar to AAQ19492 S. cerevisiae YBR111W-A SUS1 conserved smallorf Protein involved in mRNA export coupled transcription activation), whose translation MTDQVRSDVQEKLVQSGEYEKLSQHIQARLRNSGWYDKVSALAQEEASKQDKVELSSLLEKVQPQACDLVDDDIKVETLKMIASFLEGALK comes from the exons ATGACCGACCAGGTACGTTCGGATGTCCAGGAAAAACTGGTTCAGAGCGGAGAGTACGAAAA ACTCTCTCAACACATCCAGGCCCGACTTCGAAACAGCGGCTGGTACGACAAGGTCAGTGCTTTGgcccaggaggaggctaGCAAACAGGATAAGGTGGAACTGAGTTCTCTGTTGGAAAAAGTACAGCCTCAGGCATGCGATCTGGTTGACGACGACATCAAGGTCGAGACTCTCAAGATGATTGCCTCTTTTCTCGAGGGAGCTTTAAAGTAG
- a CDS encoding uncharacterized protein (Compare to YALI0F26147g, similar to uniprot|Q96GG9 Homo sapiens RP42 homolog or uniprot|Q9HCT3 Homo sapiens RP42 protein, similar to Saccharomyces cerevisiae DCN1 (YLR128W); ancestral locus Anc_8.322), with translation MVRSDWRAQEIRRVMTFTGSKEKTARDALEKFDWNVEVAIDHILNTPQVDLSGASKVFDKYRNADSDEIDLDGTIQYITDLGLSLEEPTVLAVAMTAGSPSVGTFTRKPFVEGWAAIGGDTLPAQQKLCRSFAESMTSLNADFQKIYKFTYGFLLQEGQRVLPQETAVDYWRLLLTGKYEHLDKWLSFVTEKYKRNISRDAWNMLYEFMLFQAKDPSLESYDEDGAWPSVIDEYVEFLKE, from the coding sequence ATGGTACGATCAGACTGGAGGGCGCAGGAAATCAGAAGAGTCATGACGTTCACGGGGAgcaaggagaagacagCCCGTGATGCCCTGGAAAAGTTTGACTGGAACGTCGAGGTGGCTATCGATCATATTCTCAACACCCCCCAGGTAGACCTTTCAGGAGCTAGCAAGGTGTTTGACAAGTACCGAAATGCCGATTCGGACGAGATCGATCTGGATGGAACCATTCAATACATCACTGATTTGGGTCTgtcgctggaggagcccacTGTTCTGGCGGTTGCTATGACTGCTGGATCTCCATCGGTAGGCACCTTCACACGAAAACCCTTTGTTGAGGGCTGGGCTGCCATTGGCGGCGACACGCTGCCGGCCCAGCAGAAGTTGTGCAGGTCGTTTGCCGAGTCCATGACCTCGCTGAATGCCGATTTCCAGAAAATCTACAAGTTCACATACGGTTTCCTGCTGCAGGAGGGCCAGCGGGTGTTGCCTCAGGAAACGGCTGTGGACTACTGGCGGCTGCTACTGACGGGGAAATACGAGCATCTGGACAAATGGCTGTCTTTTGTGACCGAAAAATACAAGCGCAACATCTCCAGGGATGCCTGGAACATGTTATACGAGTTTATGCTGTTCCAGGCCAAGGATCCCTCTCTAGAGAGCTACGATGAGGACGGTGCCTGGCCCAGTGTCATTGATGAGTACGTTGAGTTTCTCAAGGAGTGA
- a CDS encoding uncharacterized protein (Compare to YALI0F26156g, similar to Saccharomyces cerevisiae SPC1 (YJR010C-A); ancestral locus Anc_5.151,gnl|GLV|YALI0F26156g [Yarrowia lipolytica] weakly similar to uniprot|P46965 Saccharomyces cerevisiae YJR010Ca Microsomal signal peptidase subunit), which yields MNSEISPTTTLSPTTTSHHKNQNGGSAIYSGGHNCKLPNIPALAHCYYDFPPLTQDFEGQKLSNLAKTRLLVLGAILSTITGFALGDVMIIWFMFAFVAGITMLLVVPPWPFFTQHPVQWQTPAY from the coding sequence ATGAACAGTGAGATATCGCCAACCACAactctctctccaaccacaacaTCTCACcacaaaaatcaaaatgGAGGCTCTGCGATCTACTCTGGAGGCCACAATTGTAAGTTACCGAACATCCCTGCACTGGCGCACTGCTACTACGACTTTCCCCCACTAACACAGGACTTTGAGGGCCAGAAACTGTCCAACTTGGCCAAGACCCGATTGCTGGTTCTGGGCGCCATTCTGTCAACTATTACTGGCTTTGCGCTGGGTGACGTGATGATCATCTGGTTCATGTTTGCCTTTGTGGCCGGCATCaccatgctgctggtggtCCCTCCCTGGCCCTTCTTCACCCAACACCCCGTCCAGTGGCAGACCCCTGCCTACTAG
- a CDS encoding uncharacterized protein (Compare to YALI0F26169g, similar to uniprot|P36775 Saccharomyces cerevisiae YBL022c PIM1 ATP-dependent protease): protein MIDNKVSVCSVGKVVITEVATFASHPLYIDRKTALTMIRSTRAASRLRLGARYYASHAPYGVLSEHLKRTPRTNSQHYYPPPQGAHDLPKVSSMGDSIASIVRGRELWVQEKDKSDKPEKSDKPDKTDKTDKDKPEKQDKDKTDKPEKTKVSHTPSSTASTGAGEAAAPPSAPPSGSGSSSSSGGGSPPAKKKKSPAQTYPEILAVPISDRPLLPGFHRALVIRDPNVMKAIDEMITRGEPYLACFFLKEFSNADVIQDASEVHDIGVIAEIQIQSQDHKRSTVDASNEPVYVLILYPHKRVRLNSLKNPPSSGGAVSYASVSEDVAEDGELLLTSKDLEGYSEEFLEAREEAKKAKSGKTEDSKHDSKVTSKDGKETTEKYDSSTLQESPYSFLSTYDVSTAAISLIEDKPHDKNNRVITTLTNEILNVFKMLRAEDATLREQLSSVVGDILRTEPAVLQEPGRLADFAAALCAGEGKEIQAVLTALDLETRLNRALILLKREHTNAKLQQKIARDVENKLNSKHKKFLLTEQMKAIKKELGVDDGKEKLVEKFNERAEKLDMPENIQKVFEEEMTRLQSMEPSSSEYSVTRNYLDWITQIPWNKTTEDRFNLPQAKDVLDSEHYGMKEVKDRILEFIAVSRMKGGLTGKILLLQGPPGVGKTSIGKSIAKALNRQFYRFSVGGTNDASEVKGHRRTYVGAIPGRLVQALKQTQTENPLILIDEIDKLSSSRTQGDPGAALLEALDPEQNNAFLDHYLDVPIDLSKVLFVCTSNDLSTIPWPLLDRMEVIEMSGYVPDEKLNIANQYLVPQSKKETGLENVNVQVTDDAINALNRQYCRESGVRNLKKHIEKIFRKVVVKIVGEYGQDEVAAEKIIDVEPVEKDKESAEKKTTKSKSKEVNEEPAAKEEKDKATESAESSETKVGTKAPPVTVPEDYSLTIDEKDLYDYVNSPPYSSDRMFEDPPPGVVMGLAYSPLGGSALYIECILDGGLSADSSARLSSTGNLGNVMKESTNIAYSFAKSFMIRNFPANRFFERAGIHLHCPAGAISKDGPSAGCAVVTGLLSLALNHPIDSSISMTGEISLTGKVMKIGGLREKAVGAHSAGAKTIIIPKDNSGDWDELPDTVKEGLTPVFAGTYQDVYDVVFQGLDTKVAAEVWKKQFDLIDRKLDKRGSK, encoded by the coding sequence ATGATTGATAACAAGGTTTCTGTATGCAGTGTTGGAAAGGTGGTTATCACTGAAGTCGCCACCTTTGCATCCCATCCTCTGTACATTGACAGGAAAACCGCTTTGACCATGATTAGATCAACGCGAGCGGCCTCTCGGCTTCGGCTAGGAGCTCGTTACTATGCGTCACACGCCCCCTATGGCGTGCTTTCCGAACATTTGAAGCGCACCCCTCGAACCAACTCTCAACACTActatcctcctcctcaaggAGCCCACGACCTTCCCAAGGTGTCCAGCATGGGAGATTCCATCGCGAGCATTGTTCGAGGACGAGAGTTGTGGGTCCAGGAAAAGGACAAGTCCGACAAGCCAGAGAAATCTGACAAGCCCGACAAGACTGATAAGaccgacaaggacaagccTGAGAAACAGGACAAAGACAAGACCGACAAGCccgagaagaccaaggtGAGCCACACCCCGTCATCCACTGCATCCACCGGAGCcggagaagctgctgctcctccttctgcGCCTCCCTCGGGCTCGGGAtcatcgtcttcttctggaggagggtCTCCAcctgccaagaagaagaagagccctGCCCAGACCTATCCCGAGATTTTGGCGGTGCCCATCAGCGACCGGCCTCTGCTTCCTGGATTTCATCGAGCCCTGGTCATCCGAGACCCGAACGTGATGAAGGCTATTGACGAGATGATCACCCGAGGCGAGCCATACCTGGCATGCTTCTTCCTCAAAGAGTTTTCCAACGCAGACGTGATCCAGGACGCCTCCGAGGTACACGACATTGGAGTTATTGCTGAGATCCAGATCCAGTCGCAGGACCACAAGCGATCCACCGTCGACGCCTCCAACGAGCCTGTCTATGTGCTCATACTCTACCCCCACAAGCGAGTACGACTCAACTCGCTTAAAAACCCTCCTTCCAGCGGCGGAGCTGTGTCCTATGCCTCTGTGTCCGAAGACGTGGCTGAGGACGgagagctgctgctgactagcaaggatctggagggGTACTCGGAGGAGTTTCTGGAGGCCCGAGAGGAAGCCAAGAAAGCTAAGAGTGGCAAGACTGAGGATTCCAAGCACGATTCCAAGGTTACTTccaaggacggcaaggAGACCACCGAAAAGTACGACTCTTCAACTCTTCAGGAGTCCCCTTACTCTTTTCTGTCCACCTACGATGTGTCTACAGCTGCCATTTCTCTAATTGAGGACAAGCCCcacgacaagaacaacaGGGTCATCACTACATTGACAAATGAGATTCTCAACGTGTTCAAGATGCTGCGGGCTGAAGACGCCACTCTTCGAGAACAGCTGTCGAGTGTCGTGGGCGATATTCTGCGAACCGAGCCTGCAGTTCTTCAGGAGCCCGGTCGGCTGGCTGACTTTGCCGCGGCTCTGTGTGCTGGCGAAGGAAAGGAGATCCAGGCTGTTCTGACCgctctggatctcgagACTCGTCTCAACCGGGCTCTGATTTTGCTCAAGCGAGAGCATACCAATGCCAagctgcagcagaagaTTGCACGGGATGTGGAGAACAAGCTCAACAGCAAGCACAAAAAGTTCCTGCTGACCGAGCAGATGAAGGCCATTAAGAAGGAACTCGGGGTTGACGACggcaaggagaagctggtggagaagttcAACGAGCGggccgagaagctggacaTGCCCGAAAACATCCAGaaggtgtttgaggaggaAATGACCCGGCTGCAATCCATGGAGCCCTCGTCCAGTGAGTACTCGGTGACCCGAAACTACCTGGACTGGATCACCCAGATCCCCTGGAACAAGACGACCGAGGACCGGTTCAACCTGCCCCAGGCCAAGGATGTGCTGGATTCCGAGCATTATGGCATGAAGGAAGTCAAGGATCGCATTTTGGAGTTTATTGCCGTGTCGCGCATGAAGGGCGGTCTTACTGGTaagattctgctgctgcagggTCCTCCCGGTGTTGGAAAGACCTCCATTGGAAAGTCCATCGCCAAGGCACTCAATCGGCAGTTCTACCGATTCTCTGTCGGAGGAACTAACGATGCCTCTGAAGTCAAGGGTCATCGACGAACATACGTCGGAGCTATCCCTGGTCGACTTGTTcaggctctcaagcagacacagacagaaaATCCTCTGATTCTGATTGATGAGATTGACAAGCTATCGTCTTCGCGAACTCAGGGAGACCCCGGagctgctcttctggaggctctggaccCCGAGCAGAACAACGCATTTCTGGACCACTACCTGGACGTTCCCATTGATCTGTCCAAGGTGCTGTTCGTGTGCACCTCTAACGATCTGTCTACAATCCCCTGGCCGCTGCTGGACCGAATGGAGGTAATTGAGATGAGTGGATATGTGCCCgacgagaagctcaacattgccaaccAGTACCTTGTCCCccagtccaagaaggagactggTCTGGAGAATGTTAACGTTCAGGTGACCGACGATGCCATCAATGCCCTTAACCGACAGTATTGTCGAGAGTCTGGAGTTCGAAACCTCAAGAAGCACATCGAGAAAATTTTCCGAAAGGTGGTTGTCAAGATCGTGGGCGAGTATGGCCAGGACGAGGTTGCTGCTGAAAAGATTATTGACGTGGAGcctgtggagaaggataaggagtctgctgagaagaagaccacgaagtccaagtccaaggaggtcaaCGAGGAAcctgctgccaaggaggagaaagacAAGGCAACTGAATCTGCTGAGTCATCTGAGACCAAGGTGGGCACGAAGGCTCCTCCTGTCACGGTCCCCGAGGACTACAGCCTGACTATCGATGAGAAGGATTTGTATGACTATGTCAACTCTCCCCCTTACTCGTCCGACCGAATGTTTGAGGATCCTCCCCCTGGAGTCGTCATGGGTCTTGCCTACTCTCCTCTTGGAGGCTCTGCTTTGTACATTGAGTGTATTCTGGATGGAGGTCTTTCTGCCGACTCATCTGCTCGACTCTCGTCGACTGGTAACCTGGGTAACGTCATGAAGGAGTCTACCAACATTGCTTACTCGTTTGCGAAGTCGTTTATGATCCGAAACTTCCCTGCCAACCGGTTCTTTGAGCGAGCTGGCATCCATCTGCATTGTCCAGCTGGCGCCATTTCCAAGGATGGGCCATCGGCCGGATGTGCCGTTGTGACTGGTCTGCTGtctctggctctcaacCACCCCATTGACTCTTCCATTTCCATGACCGGTGAGATTTCGCTGACCGGTAAGGTGATGAAGATTGGAGGTCTCCGAGAGAAGGCTGTTGGAGCTCACTCTGCTGGAGCCAAGACCATCATCATTCCCAAGGACAATTCTGGAGACTGGGACGAGCTTCCTGACACCGTCAAGGAAGGTCTTACTCCCGTGTTTGCCGGCACCTACCAGGATGTGTATGACGTTGTTTTCCAGGGTCTGGATACCAAGGTGGCCGCTGaggtgtggaagaagcaaTTTGATCTGATTGACCGAAAGCTCGACAAGCGAGGAAGCAAGTGA
- a CDS encoding uncharacterized protein (Compare to YALI0F26191g, similar to uniprot|P38067 Saccharomyces cerevisiae YBR006w UGA2 succinate semialdehyde dehydrogenase) → MLRALNTVQRLSSTRAMSTSSISSLLKNPNLLRNQGYVNGQWVSSKTGDTFSVENPATGETLGQVPEFSVAEADEAVQHAQTAFKTFKHTTGRERSKMLRKWYDLMQENAGDLATLVTLENGKSLADAKGEIGYGASFFEWFSEEAPRIYGDIIPSANPANRIYTIKQPIGVCGIITPWNFPSAMITRKAAAAVAAGCTMVIKPGSETPYSALALAYLAEQAGIPKGVVNVVTTKKNTRAFGNALCENPTVKKVSFTGSTGVGKTLMGASASTLKKLSFELGGNAPFIVFEDADIDRAVDGAIASKFRGTGQTCVCANRIYVHESIAEKFAERMAAVVKDFKVGNGLDPNTTHGPLIHEGAKGKIQEQVDDAVKKGGKVLIGGSDAPEIGKAFFQPTVISGAKSDMLIASEETFGPIAAIFPFKTDAEVIELANKAEVGLAGYFYSKDVYRIQQVAEALEVGMVGVNTGLMTECALPFGGIKESGFGREGSKYGLDDYMVLKTIVVSGVEPHIQP, encoded by the coding sequence atgtTGCGAGCCCTGAATACCGTCCAGCGACTTTCCAGCACCCGAGCCAtgtccacctcttccatTTCGTCTCTGCTTAAGAACCCCAATCTTCTGCGAAACCAGGGCTATGTCAATGGTCAGTGGGTCTCCTCCAAGACCGGAGACACTTTCAGCGTTGAGAACCCAGCCACTGGCGAGACTCTGGGCCAGGTGCCCGAGTTCTCTGTCGCCGAGGCCGATGAGGCTGTCCAGCACGCACAGACTGCCTTCAAGACCTTCAAACATACCACTGGACGAGAGCGATCCAAGATGCTGCGAAAGTGGTACGATCTGATGCAGGAGAATGCTGGTGATCTGGCCACCCTGGTGACTCTGGAGAACGGTAAGTCCCTCGCTGACGCCAAGGGCGAGATTGGCTACGGAGCATCTTTCTTCGAGTGGTTCTCCGAGGAAGCTCCTCGAATCTACGGAGACATCATTCCATCCGCCAACCCCGCCAACCGAATCTACACAATCAAGCAGCCCATCGGAGTCTGCGGAATCATCACCCCCTGGAACTTCCCCTCGGCCATGATCACCCgaaaggctgctgctgctgttgctgctggctgTACCATGGTGATCAAGCCTGGTTCCGAAACCCCCTACTCTGCCCTTGCTCTGGCTTACCTGGCTGAACAGGCCGGCATCCCTAAGGGTGTTGTCAACGTGGTCACTACTAAGAAGAACACTCGAGCTTTTGGTAACGCCCTGTGCGAGAACCCGACCGTCAAAAAGGTTTCTTTCACGGGCTCCACTGGTGTCGGAAAGACCCTTATGGGCGCATCGGCCTCCACTCTTAAGAAGCTGTCCTTTGAGCTCGGTGGCAACGCTCCCTtcattgtgtttgaggaCGCCGATATTGACCGGGCTGTCGACGGAGCTATTGCGTCCAAGTTCCGAGGCACTGGCCAGACCTGTGTCTGTGCAAACCGAATTTATGTGCACGAGAGCATCGCCGAGAAGTTTGCTGAGCGAATGGCAGCCGTGGTCAAGGACTTCAAGGTTGGAAACGGTCTCGACCCTAACACCACCCATGGCCCTCTTATCCACGAGGGAGCCAAGGGCAAGATCCAGGAGCAGGTTGACGATGCTGTCAAGAAGGGAGGAAAGGTACTCATTGGAGGCTCCGACGCCCCTGAGATCGGAAAGGCCTTTTTCCAGCCTACCGTCATTTCCGGGGCCAAGTCTGATATGCTGATTGCCTCCGAGGAGACGTTTGGTCCCATTGCTGCCATCTTCCCCTTTAAGACCGACGCTGAGGTCATTGAGCTTGCCAACAAGGCAGAGGTCGGTCTGGCCGGCTACTTCTACTCCAAGGACGTGTACCGAATCCAACAGGTTGCCGAGGCTCTCGAGGTCGGAATGGTCGGTGTTAACACCGGTCTGATGACGGAGTGTGCTCTGCCCTTTGGCGGTATCAAGGAGTCTGGCTTTGGCCGAGAGGGCTCCAAGTACGGCCTGGATGACTACATGGTGCTCAAGACTATTGTTGTGTCTGGCGTCGAGCCCCACATTCAGCCTTAA
- a CDS encoding uncharacterized protein (Compare to YALI0F26213g, similar to uniprot|Q9P457 Candida albicans Cu- binding metallothionein) — translation MTCCKKNNTTCICAQEATCSCGLKPAQQCVCSKAPVENAKPVSSTCSCGMRPANHCTCSRQGEENSGLLEGEVDFTNLK, via the coding sequence ATGACCTGctgcaagaagaacaacacCACCTGCATTTGCGCCCAGGAGGCCACCTGCTCTTGTGGCCTAAAGCCTGCCCAGCAGTGTGTCTGCTCCAAGGCTCCCGTTGAGAACGCCAAGcccgtctcctccacctgctcTTGCGGCATGAGACCTGCCAACCATTGCACCTGCTCCCGCCAGGGTGAGGAGAACTCTGGTCTTCTCGAGGGTGAGGTTGACTTCACCAACCTCAAATAA